The following are from one region of the Neurospora crassa OR74A linkage group III, whole genome shotgun sequence genome:
- a CDS encoding cell cycle control protein, with protein MLCALSGEVPEEPVVSRKTGAVFEKRLIEKYIQENHKEPGTDEELDVEDLLPIKTNRIVRPRPPQFTSLPSMLKAFQDEWDALVLESYNTRQQLARTREELATALYQNDAAVRVIARLTKERDEAREALSRLTVTASAGGAATGDAMAVDSEGLPEALAAHVDEVQAEKQKGRKKRPVPEGWATTEDISALQQTAYTDLPVTQATSLALNGGYAAVGGLDGKVDLYSVEAKAHERSLEVGEPVTATVWIGNKVVSATSKGSVKAVEGGVETGSVTEHAGAVTGLAVHPGEQILASVGVDKGIIFYDLQSLQRVARVYTDAELTSCAFHPDGHLFAAGTQSGQIEIFDTKTLQRMANFTLGAPVKTLVFSENGFWFAATGVGQSSVTIFDLRKEGDAARAKELQTGDVSGLAWDYTGQYLATAGSQGVTVQQYVKASKSWTEPLRTSTPAVAVQWGDKARQLVAVSKEGVVSVLEPKSE; from the exons ATGCTTTGCGCCC TATCCGGAGAGGTTCCCGAGGAGCCTGTTGTCTCGAGAAAGACCG GCGCCGTCTTCGAGAAGCGATTGATCGAAAAGTACATCCAAGAGAACCACAAAGAACCCGGCACCGATGAAGAGCTAGACGTCGAAgacctcctccccatcaagACAAATCGGATCGTCCGCCCCCGCCCCCCGCAATTCACATCCCTCCCATCCATGCTCAAGGCCTTCCAAGACGAGTGGGACGCCCTGGTACTAGAGTCATACAACACGAGGCAACAACTGGCGAGGACAAGGGAGGAATTGGCCACGGCGCTCTACCAGAACGATGCCGCCGTTCGCGTGATTGCTCGCTTGACCAAGGAGCGTGATGAGGCCCGCGAGGCCCTTTCCAGACTCACAGTTACGGCTTCTGCTGGCGGTGCCGCAACTGGTGACGCTATGGCGGTAGACAGCGAGGGTCTGCCCGAGGCGTTGGCTGCACATGTTGATGAGGTTCAGGCCGA AAAGCAAAAGGGCCGCAAGAAGCGACCAGTCCCCGAAGGCTGGGCCACCACAGAAGACATTTCCGCTCTGCAACAAACCGCCTACACAGATCTCCCCGTCACACAAGCGACCTCGCTCGCTCTCAACGGTGGTTATGCGGCGGTTGGTGGATTGGACGGCAAGGTGGATCTCTACTCGGTTGAGGCCAAGGCACACGAACGCTCTTTGGAGGTTGGCGAGCCGGTGACTGCTACGGTGTGGATCGGCAACAAGGTCGTCTCGGCCACTTCGAAGGGCAGTGTCAAGGCTGTTGAGGGCGGTGTCGAGACTGGTTCTGTTACGGAGCACGCCGGTGCCGTGACGGGCTTGGCGGTGCACCCTGGCGAGCAGATTCTTGCTTCTGTGGGCGTGGATAAGGGCATCATCTTTTACGATTTGCAGTCGCTGCAGCGTGTAGCGCGTGTCTATACTGACGCTG AACTCACATCCTGCGCCTTCCACCCCGACGGCCACCTCTTCGCCGCCGGCACGCAATCCGGCCAGATCGAGATCTTCGACACCAAGACTCTCCAGCGCATGGCCAACTTCACCCTCGGCGCCCCCGTCAAGACCCTCGTCTTCTCCGAAAACGGCTTCTGGTTCGCCGCTACGGGCGTCGGCCAGTCCTCTGTCACCATCTTCGACCTGCGCAAGGAAGGCGACGCCGCGCGGGCCAAGGAGCTCCAAACCGGTGACGTCTCCGGCCTTGCCTGGGATTACACGGGTCAGTACCTCGCCACTGCCGGATCGCAGGGCGTTACGGTGCAGCAGTATGTCAAGGCTAGCAAGTCGTGGACGGAGCCGTTGAGGACAAGCACGCCGGCTGTGGCGGTGCAGTGGGGAGACAAGGCGAGGCAGTTGGTGGCTGTCAGCAAAGAGGGCGTAGTTTCGGTGTTGGAGCCGAAGAGCGAGTAG
- a CDS encoding mannosyl-3-phosphoglycerate synthase — translation MHLIEVLELDAGSGIPLETVGSAYTPQGSEQGDESSLDDSDYDDLFSDEDEDMRDLESDTDPEDDESVLDGVPPEVTIPQAQLDSILGQMAVIVPCKGEDPNTIEGVLSGIPRGCLIVLVSNSEGRAYRKEVMMLRKFCRHARPALAIHQSDAAAAAAFNMYGLPDLVTHVAGGSHKRIRNGKGEGMMLGIALVAALCPQRRYVAFVDADITVPGAVNEYCRAFAAGFALNPNPGTETMVRLRWASKPKVRNGEIDYTCEGRSSQVVNRWLNKLLSAMADADPTGSLAAARDSEIIVTGNAGEHAMTMDLALSLRLANGYAIEPFHFVELLDQLAPQNAAGGAAAAAAGGAHAGYNASGRVPNLQPVTIMQIRTRNPHFHRVTDDSHVRSMWASGLGSIYHHLPASLNSSTTQTPPQPQPQSLPPSPPSSSSSSSSSLTAFSSKSFARGEKLRGDILDFLADNHEENDNSKGELVHEPPRPRIYPPVRQLDLDGFREMVRSEHKTLYCLNLPHFKLPRPNTIAPVYHHQYGVTPPL, via the coding sequence ATGCACCTGATTGAGGTGTTGGAGCTGGATGCCGGTTCGGGGATACCGCTGGAGACGGTCGGGTCAGCTTACACGCCCCAAGGCTCCGAGCAAGGAGATGAGTCTTCGCTGGACGACTCGGATTACGACGACCTGTTTtcggacgaggacgaggacatgAGGGACCTCGAGAGCGACACGGATCCggaggacgacgagagcGTGCTGGACGGCGTCCCCCCCGAGGTGACCATTCCCCAGGCGCAGCTGGACAGCATCCTGGGCCAGATGGCCGTCATTGTGCCGTGCAAGGGCGAGGACCCCAACACGATCGAGGGCGTGCTCTCGGGCATCCCCCGCGGGTGTCTGATTGTGCTGGTGTCCAACAGCGAGGGGCGGGCGTACAGAAAGGAGGTCATGATGCTTCGCAAGTTCTGCCGCCACGCCCGGCCCGCCTTGGCGATCCACCAGAGCGATgccgcggcggcagcagccttcAACATGTATGGCCTGCCCGACCTGGTCACGCACGTGGCCGGCGGGAGCCACAAGCGCATCCGCAATGGAAAGGGGGAGGGCATGATGCTTGGCATTGCCCTGGTGGCTGCTCTGTGCCCCCAGCGCCGCTATGTCGCCTTTGTCGACGCCGACATCACCGTCCCCGGCGCCGTCAACGAGTACTGCCGGGCCTTTGCCGCCGGCTTTGccctcaaccccaacccGGGCACCGAGACCATGGTGCGCCTGCGGTGGGCGTCCAAGCCCAAGGTCAGGAACGGCGAGATCGACTACACGTGCGAGGGCCGGAGTTCGCAGGTGGTCAACCGCTGGCTCAACAAGCTGCTGTCCGCCATGGCCGACGCCGACCCAACCGGCAGCCTGGCCGCCGCCCGTGACAGCGAGATTATCGTGACGGGCAACGCCGGCGAGCACGCCATGACCATGGACCTCGCTCTGAGCTTGCGGCTCGCCAACGGCTACGCCATCGAACCGTTCCATTTTGTGGAGCTGCTGGATCAATTGGCCCCGCAGaatgctgctggtggtgctgctgctgctgctgctggtggtgctcaTGCCGGCTATAACGCGTCGGGCCGGGTGCCAAATCTGCAGCCCGTCACCATCATGCAGATTCGCACCAGGAACCCGCATTTCCACCGGGTAACCGATGATTCACATGTGCGCTCCATGTGGGCGAGCGGGTTAGGGTCCATTTACCACCATCTGCCCGCTTCCTTGAACAGCAGCACGAcgcaaacaccaccacaaccacaaccacaatcattaccaccatcaccaccatcatcatcatcttcttcttcttcttctttgacgGCTTTCTCCTCCAAGAGCTTTGCGCGTGGCGAGAAGCTGCGTGGAGACATCTTGGATTTCCTGGCCGACAACCACGAAGAAAACGATAACTCCAAGGGAGAGCTGGTCCATgagccaccacggccacgcATTTACCCGCCAGTGCGCCAGTTGGACCTCGACGGGTTCCGAGAAATGGTGAGGAGCGAGCACAAGACGCTCTACTGTCTGAACCTCCCGCATTTCAAGCTTCCGAGGCCAAACACCATTGCGCCTGTGTATCACCACCAGTACGGAGTCACGCCACCATTGTGA
- a CDS encoding phenazine biosynthesis PhzC/PhzF protein: MAQPITLTYLTVDVFTSTRYLGNPLAVVLTPASFRSHLTQDVKQLIAREFNFSETVFLHTLDDEARDGLTSTSREIDIFTIEEELPFAGHPTVGTAYLVLNHLGWKHVDTLVTKAGPITIRPTSEGRVKATIPHAVRIHKQTLGGILDGKGGEVKKETREMIEAALSEDPEIRQAELNGPVVSIVRGMTFLLVKLPSLEHLAKVSTAKRLDFSKVEGLLDKGEWERGFVSRYYYVPMEREKESENGRKEFKFRTRMVELGFEDPATGSAACTLASYLTVSGREMGGARFELTQGVEMGRQSEIEVETTAVEGENGEAKVKDLYLGGTAVVVTKGSIYV; this comes from the coding sequence ATGGCCCAGCCCATCACCCTCACCTACCTAACCGTCGACGTCTTCACCTCCACCCGCTACCTAGGCAACCCCCTAGCCGTAGTCCTCACCCCCGCCTCTTTTCGTTCTCATCTCACCCAAGACGTCAAACAGCTCATCGCCCGCGAATTCAACTTCTCCGAGACCGTCTTTCTGCACACGCTCGACGACGAAGCGCGCGATGGCTTGACTTCCACCAGTCGGGAAATCGACATCTTCACCATCGAGGAAGAACTTCCCTTTGCCGGACATCCCACTGTCGGAACGGCGTACCTCGTGCTAAACCATTTGGGGTGGAAGCATGTGGACACGCTTGTTACCAAGGCCGGACCGATTACGATCAGACCGACGTCCGAAGGAAGGGTGAAGGCTACGATTCCGCATGCTGTGCGTATTCATAAGCAGACGTTGGGCGGGATTCTGGATggaaagggaggggaggtgaagaaggagacaAGGGAGATGATTGAGGCTGCGCTGTCCGAGGACCCAGAGATAAGACAAGCGGAGTTAAATGGCCCGGTAGTTAGTATCGTGCGGGGAATGACGTTTTTGTTGGTAAAACTGCCGAGTTTGGAACATTTGGCGAAGGTGTCGACGGCGAAAAGGCTGGATTTTAGTAAGGTGGAGGGGTTGTTGGATAAGGGGGAGTGGGAGCGCGGGTTTGTGTCCAGGTATTATTATGTGCcgatggagagggagaaagagAGTGAAAATGGGAGGAAGGAGTTCAAGTTTAGGACGAGGATGGTGGAGTTGGGATTTGAAGATCCGGCGACGGGTAGTGCGGCGTGTACGCTGGCGAGCTATTTGACGGTTAGTGGGAGGGAGATGGGAGGGGCGAGGTTTGAGTTGACGCAGGGCGTGGAGATGGGGAGGCAGAGTGAGATTGAGGTGGAGACGACGGCGGTGGAGGGGGAGAATGGGGAGGCGAAGGTGAAGGATTTGTATCTGGGAGggacggcggtggtggttacGAAGGGAAGTATCTATGTGTAG